A genomic window from Trueperella bialowiezensis includes:
- a CDS encoding isopeptide-forming domain-containing fimbrial protein has product MHNGAAKSFAKFLGMLLVSLLVLPTSLAVAVQQDAIELESSATPAVSSGSAGGATKVVAGEPVDVSMTATFTQPVHQRAFVRPDGSVDHATFLHFSTQLEDMHSYQLAVNGQPVELVEGTEPQAGQWVRHNKDGVIRIYAPLSEPEANSEGAEPSAEAAVPGLEQGGTVTFDARMRVPEDAEAGSALDSLRFYASMSDGASSISSSEQRMQVEVVDPQLTISKLSNPGSAVTRGAEVDYELRVGAVDSTVYEVTISDELPEYVELVDAGEGSLSDGVLTFSAPKIVPGEEQVFTYRVKVVGDENASHVTVTNKAVAKGFTLPQDVVDQGGARSEVGPVEADNSLAVAGTSPTITKQVDIPKVADGQTVHYTIDVQVPAQTPLFNVTITDTLPEGLEFVDDVTFGVVEGTAASPVVADPLTTHTNDLGATSVGWYLGTIDPAPTPVTYRLTYPAKVTGQAGQTLTNTARFGAYPVDTLGGALPDTRRLPDFTLNSEASADVTLGAAKLAITGTVETDYWVPSRDGDDYTLEYKLTVRNDGDMAADDVVVALDSVGEWYRFYNTHEFSDASGVEGGSTATIARIEPGQSVELTAHIGGKQVGMTPEYEEILQVVGRIYEYKEAGQERLSQPSTDQESVKQIDSNVMVTKVAHPDLGASKQVVGATTVASGDVVDFQATFTNTGEAPIYELRLRDTPPRQWELVDDSVTITVAGQPVEFSKTGTRNVEFKLDSGSLRPGESGEFRASFRVPEGQEVGPRTNQLYVYGNDTFGAYGTPYGSFSAYAQARLTVGAVDLSITKTPQEERPGTVVQSGAGQYTVTVRNSGNVEARGVRVVDQLPAHLSLDRDAFPGEVPELTVNGTDAEVEMRELTAAPATASDGERVTWEIPVLPAGAVVTFPVPVKHDGSAAEIGSLYRNTATIQHGRFEASAEGWLELISAMKQVEVAKSVNVPEAAVGEEVTFTIDVTVPAHAAAQYDVTIIDQLPRGMSVVEQGQLTHVSGPELNLSDGGVITALERESLGSTDLGWYLGDLTTPLDEPAVYRATVVAKIDETFGGTSRTLVPLPGARVSEVNLAKSDGLLVNTVQPWFSTTDGEALTAVPEHRTDVFDRRGPSSAAGVRPLAPHFRIDKKAKYSNVGPSSENTYTVEVSNVGNVTATDVNIVDDLGHGGEMPGLTDVTEIMASVGSAQVNGDALTWLIDALPAGESATLTYVATSPNSADLIPFNSVRPQSAAAVLNTAKVDTFGAEGTDVTYTDSVSATQITYVATPTASYPSGSMQCGAMPAGSTTTLHYSVNFGDTTEGRALKDQSAGRAIDVVGNIKLPRNFQPATVNDEPAEQYIVGGTEEAGYELAVPLGDVARGRGSTFTVAGEVTADIEEKSMSSSMEFTWKDTSGNSKRGENSGFIYDYSVSSSLTCGSSTAPSVWKSHDGPDVVDVKDDPTITWRMNWHDRAAGAQGDFTITDSLPVGIVYEPKTAVIEARTGGGDWAPIEYDETVEQDEHHGKSYQRVTWTIADQEPNSAVRVTMPTTLADDVPLNQRLTNEVRVSYGSLSHSTCGYGDRALCATDSVQVIDGGELQVTKSGTPAEAVFGSTHTFDVDFTVPASERPVTLEFRDHMEADWNPGRPGAPRDWSLASEPTLTCVDCAPDEQLDITLSLGSKRYPQSWEDFKIYMYPGSDIWGEVKDLAPSSQPRTFRLTYQVASRELDEVTPYVRPATLTNDVISWLTVDGTRQPNVYTRAKVNAVAGKVEPSKVCTPDVTAFSAAGEANVECTITATNVGTVPVQGFTLVDLLPTEATWKLDYQNLETTAVSATVVSAEGSPVISDNTITWDIIEELQPGESRDYKVKLAVTGDAPNVPSEHPVSYMNPMSQAMLRARTSGEATNWAEVRGWMYKSPSGNEIEVSLGDKPNWPFRAFDQFGLSLPETNIERGWYFPDWKGQLATTLYTSADNETRYHGGGTDQSGLSVYREALNIAYQDPLKYPFGAGDTLKAGIILEANSPELVNNIRINDVLPKGFSYVPGSSQLFVQTRSPNWFYFGDDHRVKVNPGLVNLPDPTISGDPQVDAVETYTDLADATKAHNTGGQRLSWEIDRSVFDSLPKVENRTSALTAVLVFDVNTDEALANSVGSDSWTLQNYWSDTYAKNPSYTLTDPENKYKFEGLAGHLAATGFTAQTSVEFEMIAGSRVHNTQATVATMRTMKVSKEPDDGYVAAGGADGFDISVAFHHPHIPRMVITDTITGPGKYEPGTATVSVPDTATSSDLWFEYLRPFDPPISLTETIVEQTDDSVTIQWEIDATRMVSYHMQEDHENPDGPRTYELIPNEVKIHVPFTVPDDVQDGTQIANSVRVQADRSRQVGDVWGPPEQNYGSSMVTNDYAVTGIPPQEASDSARFTVVNPSPPPAVGIDTPDLLAPGQKGTVNVTVPLSENKVWSNLYVTATIPAGMTVESLGDPACSGDTCKKLADTTRAWDVITNDDGTTTIGWWLGNVEASPQIRDVTLPVNVRISDGDQASSLNDGDRLTVKTHAYSEDVVKEDTMPDEIPTEHPTAFKPAVATAITVIGEPSLTIAKSVVGDGPYSTGDQVDYLLEVTNTGRTTAYGTSVQDAPDYYLTDVKITDMNSETVLVKGWTADAPTFGLWIESIAPGQTATVRYSGTVRGGYEEEAEAKTQLDNTAKINGFASQPAPMPTGSKWYPSNEFAEAHAPLDAPGLQLTKTAGTQCDMPAGMVSPDGRMTWCLTASSVGSQNIYDLTISDLLPDEWVADLDGVEMTAPYTEERGEFTPLAGVAQDGRELTFPVIDELASGQSVTIRFETQAPALAATSGFNEASATAISRNGKATVRAQAKAPYLYPDAELSILKTPLEQTFAFAPSDGGAAGTKVTWDVLVVNTSGRDQHNVNVVDTLPGENGVGKLTLSDWSAESSTGVEGIALADPQAAAAQDQGDGAELGRDRVVWTIDTLPADGYVKFTVVTTIGQITSDGHTLEWSNDVEAFSDEVFSPVINQAMLTLKRSSAITNIVWHDVNADGIRDDAEVGIPGALVCLADGDGVQARDFDGNPVECVTTGADGTYEFTNLLGGDYSVTVHPGDGWYDSPLRVGDDPTRDSDGRDIAIDGVPNGVIVSGYDTGLFRPGALSGLAWFDADANGLQDDGEERVAGIRVTLLDADGEPAVDVNGNPVAPAVTAEDGTYLFGNLRPGQYSVTFALADGMTYEWTTRLVGDDRTRDSDGPNSDPAAVVSDKETTDIDVGVVVAPEPTPDPDPTPDPTPTPSPTPTPGGDLPWTGASVAGLMAVAVALLLLGGVAVRRRHLVEATDEVE; this is encoded by the coding sequence ATGCATAATGGCGCAGCAAAATCATTCGCGAAATTTCTGGGGATGCTCTTGGTGTCTCTTCTCGTGTTGCCAACGTCACTGGCTGTGGCGGTGCAGCAAGACGCAATCGAATTAGAGTCGAGTGCTACTCCCGCGGTGTCGAGTGGTTCGGCTGGCGGAGCCACGAAGGTGGTGGCGGGTGAGCCGGTTGATGTGTCGATGACTGCGACGTTCACGCAACCTGTCCATCAGCGGGCTTTTGTGCGTCCGGATGGGAGCGTGGATCATGCGACGTTCCTTCACTTTTCAACGCAGCTGGAGGATATGCACAGCTACCAGCTGGCGGTGAATGGGCAGCCGGTTGAGCTGGTCGAGGGTACTGAGCCGCAGGCCGGCCAGTGGGTGCGCCACAACAAAGATGGCGTTATCCGGATCTACGCGCCACTTTCCGAGCCGGAGGCTAACAGCGAGGGAGCGGAGCCTAGCGCCGAGGCTGCGGTCCCTGGTTTGGAGCAGGGTGGAACGGTGACGTTTGATGCTCGTATGCGCGTGCCTGAGGATGCCGAGGCGGGTTCGGCTCTTGATTCGTTGCGTTTCTATGCGTCGATGTCTGATGGGGCGTCCAGTATTTCCTCGTCGGAGCAGCGTATGCAGGTTGAGGTGGTCGATCCTCAGCTGACGATCTCAAAGTTGTCGAATCCTGGTAGTGCTGTGACGCGGGGTGCCGAGGTTGATTACGAGCTGCGGGTTGGCGCGGTTGACTCCACTGTGTATGAGGTGACGATCTCGGATGAGCTTCCGGAGTATGTGGAGCTTGTCGACGCCGGGGAGGGATCGTTGTCCGACGGCGTGCTGACGTTCAGCGCACCCAAGATCGTGCCGGGTGAGGAACAGGTTTTCACGTACCGGGTCAAGGTTGTGGGCGATGAGAATGCAAGCCATGTCACGGTGACGAATAAGGCTGTCGCAAAGGGCTTCACCTTGCCGCAGGACGTGGTGGACCAGGGTGGCGCGCGTTCAGAGGTGGGCCCGGTTGAAGCCGATAATAGCTTGGCGGTGGCGGGTACCTCGCCGACGATCACGAAGCAGGTTGACATTCCGAAGGTGGCGGACGGGCAGACCGTCCACTACACGATCGACGTGCAGGTTCCGGCACAGACGCCACTGTTTAACGTGACGATCACTGATACCTTGCCGGAGGGACTGGAGTTTGTCGACGACGTCACGTTCGGCGTCGTTGAGGGTACTGCTGCTTCGCCGGTGGTTGCTGATCCGCTGACGACGCACACGAACGATCTGGGAGCAACGAGCGTCGGCTGGTATTTGGGCACGATTGATCCGGCGCCGACGCCGGTGACGTACCGTTTGACGTACCCTGCGAAAGTCACGGGTCAGGCGGGGCAGACGCTGACGAACACGGCGCGTTTTGGCGCGTATCCGGTTGATACGCTGGGTGGGGCTTTGCCCGATACTCGCAGGTTGCCGGATTTCACGCTTAACTCTGAGGCGAGTGCTGATGTGACGTTGGGTGCGGCGAAACTGGCGATCACTGGAACGGTGGAGACTGATTACTGGGTGCCGAGCCGTGATGGTGATGATTACACGCTCGAATATAAGCTCACGGTTCGTAACGATGGCGATATGGCCGCAGACGATGTGGTTGTGGCGTTGGACTCGGTGGGCGAGTGGTACCGTTTTTATAACACCCACGAGTTCAGCGATGCCAGTGGTGTGGAAGGCGGATCAACGGCGACGATTGCGAGGATTGAGCCGGGGCAATCTGTTGAGTTGACGGCACACATTGGTGGCAAGCAAGTGGGCATGACGCCAGAGTATGAAGAGATCTTGCAGGTGGTTGGCCGGATCTATGAGTATAAGGAAGCCGGCCAAGAACGTTTGAGCCAACCGAGCACTGATCAAGAGAGTGTGAAGCAGATTGATTCGAACGTGATGGTGACGAAGGTTGCCCATCCGGATCTGGGCGCGTCGAAGCAGGTGGTGGGTGCGACGACGGTGGCCTCCGGTGATGTCGTTGATTTCCAGGCGACGTTCACGAACACGGGTGAAGCCCCGATCTACGAGTTGAGGTTGCGGGATACTCCGCCGCGTCAGTGGGAATTGGTGGACGATTCTGTGACCATCACGGTCGCAGGTCAGCCGGTCGAATTTTCTAAGACGGGCACGCGTAATGTGGAGTTTAAACTCGACTCTGGTTCCTTGCGGCCGGGAGAGTCTGGAGAGTTCCGGGCGAGTTTCCGGGTTCCGGAGGGTCAGGAAGTCGGTCCGAGAACTAACCAGCTTTACGTGTACGGTAACGATACGTTCGGCGCTTATGGTACGCCGTACGGTAGTTTCTCTGCATACGCGCAGGCTCGGCTTACTGTGGGTGCGGTGGACCTGTCGATTACGAAGACGCCGCAGGAAGAAAGGCCAGGAACTGTCGTGCAGTCTGGTGCTGGCCAGTACACTGTGACGGTTCGTAACTCGGGTAATGTGGAGGCTCGCGGCGTGCGTGTGGTGGACCAGTTACCGGCCCACCTGTCGCTTGATCGAGATGCGTTCCCAGGCGAGGTGCCTGAGTTGACGGTGAATGGTACCGACGCCGAGGTGGAGATGAGGGAGCTTACCGCGGCTCCTGCCACTGCATCAGATGGTGAAAGGGTGACGTGGGAGATCCCGGTGCTTCCTGCGGGTGCGGTGGTGACGTTCCCGGTGCCGGTGAAGCATGACGGGTCTGCGGCAGAGATTGGTTCGCTCTATCGAAATACGGCCACGATTCAGCACGGAAGATTCGAAGCCTCAGCGGAGGGCTGGCTCGAGCTGATTTCTGCGATGAAGCAGGTTGAGGTTGCTAAGAGTGTGAACGTGCCTGAAGCGGCAGTAGGCGAAGAGGTCACGTTCACGATCGACGTCACTGTGCCGGCCCACGCGGCAGCCCAGTATGACGTGACGATCATTGATCAGTTGCCTCGCGGTATGTCCGTGGTCGAGCAGGGCCAGTTGACGCACGTGTCTGGCCCCGAGCTGAATCTTTCGGACGGCGGGGTAATTACTGCGCTTGAGCGGGAGAGTCTGGGCAGCACGGACCTGGGTTGGTACTTGGGTGATTTGACGACGCCGCTCGACGAGCCGGCTGTCTACCGGGCGACTGTTGTTGCCAAGATTGACGAAACGTTTGGTGGAACGTCACGCACGTTGGTCCCGCTCCCCGGTGCGCGGGTGAGTGAAGTGAATTTGGCGAAGAGTGATGGTCTGCTGGTTAACACGGTGCAGCCGTGGTTTTCGACGACGGATGGCGAGGCACTCACCGCCGTTCCGGAGCATCGGACAGACGTGTTTGATCGGCGAGGCCCGTCCTCGGCTGCGGGCGTGCGTCCGCTGGCTCCGCACTTCCGCATCGACAAGAAGGCAAAGTACTCAAACGTCGGCCCGTCGTCCGAGAACACCTATACGGTCGAGGTGTCGAACGTTGGCAATGTGACAGCAACGGACGTCAACATTGTTGACGACCTCGGTCATGGCGGCGAGATGCCGGGGTTGACCGACGTGACAGAGATTATGGCAAGCGTAGGAAGTGCGCAGGTGAACGGCGATGCGTTGACGTGGCTGATCGACGCGCTTCCTGCCGGGGAGAGCGCCACCCTCACGTACGTTGCGACGTCGCCGAACTCGGCTGATCTTATTCCGTTTAATTCGGTGCGTCCCCAGTCTGCTGCGGCCGTGCTCAATACTGCGAAGGTTGACACGTTCGGCGCGGAAGGCACGGATGTGACCTACACCGATTCTGTGTCGGCTACCCAAATAACGTATGTCGCTACTCCGACCGCGAGCTATCCGAGTGGGTCGATGCAGTGTGGAGCGATGCCTGCAGGGTCGACGACGACCCTGCACTACTCGGTGAACTTCGGTGATACGACCGAAGGACGCGCGCTGAAAGATCAATCGGCTGGGCGGGCGATCGACGTCGTCGGGAACATCAAGCTTCCCCGGAATTTCCAGCCGGCCACTGTAAACGACGAACCTGCTGAGCAATACATTGTGGGGGGCACGGAAGAGGCGGGCTATGAGCTGGCTGTTCCTCTGGGCGACGTAGCACGGGGGCGTGGTTCGACCTTTACCGTCGCGGGTGAGGTAACCGCGGATATCGAAGAAAAGTCGATGTCGAGCTCGATGGAGTTCACGTGGAAAGATACGTCGGGCAATTCTAAGCGCGGCGAAAACTCTGGCTTCATCTATGACTATTCCGTGTCGAGTTCACTGACATGTGGAAGCTCGACTGCGCCATCGGTGTGGAAGTCGCATGACGGGCCGGACGTCGTCGACGTGAAAGACGATCCGACCATTACGTGGAGGATGAACTGGCATGATCGCGCGGCGGGAGCCCAAGGCGATTTCACGATCACGGATTCTCTGCCGGTGGGCATCGTGTACGAGCCGAAGACCGCTGTTATTGAGGCGCGCACTGGGGGTGGTGATTGGGCACCCATTGAGTACGACGAAACCGTTGAACAAGACGAGCATCACGGTAAGTCTTACCAGCGCGTGACCTGGACTATTGCCGACCAGGAACCAAATAGTGCCGTGCGCGTGACGATGCCAACCACGCTCGCCGACGACGTGCCGCTTAACCAAAGGCTGACCAACGAGGTGCGTGTCAGCTACGGCTCGCTGTCGCATTCAACGTGTGGGTACGGCGATCGTGCTCTGTGTGCTACCGATTCGGTGCAGGTGATCGACGGCGGCGAACTGCAGGTGACCAAGTCTGGAACACCGGCTGAGGCTGTGTTCGGGTCGACCCACACGTTCGACGTCGACTTCACGGTGCCCGCGAGTGAACGGCCCGTCACGTTGGAGTTCCGCGACCACATGGAGGCCGATTGGAATCCGGGCCGGCCGGGTGCGCCTCGGGACTGGAGTCTGGCCAGCGAGCCAACGCTGACGTGCGTGGACTGCGCTCCCGACGAGCAGCTGGACATAACGTTGTCGCTTGGTAGCAAGCGCTACCCCCAGTCGTGGGAAGATTTCAAAATCTACATGTATCCCGGTTCGGACATATGGGGTGAAGTGAAAGATCTTGCTCCGTCCAGCCAGCCGCGCACATTCCGCCTGACCTACCAGGTGGCGTCACGTGAATTGGATGAGGTCACTCCGTATGTGAGACCCGCGACGTTGACGAACGACGTCATCTCTTGGCTGACGGTCGACGGCACGCGCCAACCCAATGTGTATACCCGCGCCAAAGTGAATGCTGTAGCCGGGAAGGTCGAACCGTCGAAGGTCTGTACACCGGACGTGACGGCGTTCTCCGCCGCAGGCGAGGCCAATGTGGAATGTACGATCACGGCCACGAACGTCGGGACGGTTCCAGTGCAGGGATTCACCCTCGTCGATCTGCTCCCAACGGAGGCCACGTGGAAGCTTGATTATCAGAATCTTGAAACCACTGCAGTGTCCGCTACCGTCGTGTCCGCGGAAGGCTCGCCGGTGATCTCGGACAACACGATCACGTGGGACATCATCGAAGAGTTACAGCCGGGCGAATCGCGAGACTACAAAGTCAAGCTCGCGGTCACTGGCGATGCGCCAAACGTTCCATCCGAGCACCCCGTGTCATACATGAATCCCATGTCGCAGGCTATGCTGCGTGCACGCACCTCTGGCGAAGCGACTAACTGGGCCGAAGTGCGTGGGTGGATGTACAAATCGCCGAGCGGAAACGAAATCGAAGTTTCTCTGGGTGACAAGCCTAACTGGCCATTCCGTGCCTTCGACCAGTTCGGGCTATCGCTGCCCGAGACGAACATTGAACGCGGCTGGTATTTCCCCGACTGGAAGGGACAGCTTGCCACGACCCTGTACACGAGCGCGGACAACGAGACGCGTTACCACGGAGGGGGAACCGATCAATCTGGTCTGAGCGTCTATCGAGAGGCGTTGAACATCGCTTACCAAGATCCCCTAAAGTACCCGTTTGGCGCAGGTGACACGCTCAAAGCGGGCATCATCCTCGAAGCGAACAGCCCAGAGCTGGTCAACAACATTCGAATTAACGACGTGCTGCCAAAGGGCTTTTCCTATGTACCGGGTAGCTCGCAACTATTTGTGCAGACGCGAAGCCCCAATTGGTTCTACTTCGGCGACGACCACCGAGTGAAGGTTAATCCCGGACTCGTTAATCTTCCCGATCCGACCATATCGGGAGACCCGCAAGTGGACGCGGTCGAGACTTACACCGATTTAGCCGACGCCACGAAGGCGCATAACACCGGCGGGCAGCGGTTGTCATGGGAGATAGATAGAAGCGTTTTCGATAGCCTGCCCAAGGTGGAGAATCGCACGTCTGCCCTGACTGCCGTGCTCGTCTTCGACGTGAATACGGATGAGGCGCTCGCGAACTCGGTTGGCTCAGATTCGTGGACGTTGCAGAACTACTGGTCTGACACGTATGCGAAGAACCCGTCGTACACTCTGACGGATCCGGAAAACAAGTATAAGTTCGAAGGCTTAGCCGGCCATCTCGCCGCGACGGGCTTCACGGCACAAACCAGCGTCGAGTTCGAAATGATAGCGGGCTCGCGCGTGCATAACACGCAGGCCACCGTGGCCACCATGCGCACGATGAAGGTGAGTAAGGAACCCGACGACGGTTACGTTGCGGCTGGAGGAGCTGATGGCTTCGACATTTCGGTGGCATTCCACCATCCGCACATACCCCGAATGGTGATCACGGATACCATTACCGGGCCTGGAAAATACGAGCCGGGAACCGCCACCGTGTCTGTACCGGACACGGCAACGTCCTCAGATCTCTGGTTTGAATACCTCAGACCGTTTGACCCACCGATATCACTGACGGAAACGATCGTGGAGCAAACCGACGATTCTGTGACGATACAGTGGGAAATCGACGCAACCCGCATGGTGAGCTACCACATGCAGGAAGATCATGAGAATCCTGATGGTCCGAGGACGTATGAGCTCATCCCGAACGAGGTGAAGATTCACGTTCCGTTCACTGTTCCAGACGACGTCCAAGATGGAACGCAGATCGCGAACTCTGTGCGCGTACAAGCTGACAGGAGCAGACAAGTTGGAGACGTGTGGGGGCCTCCGGAACAGAACTACGGCTCGAGCATGGTGACGAATGATTACGCGGTGACGGGAATCCCGCCGCAGGAGGCATCCGATTCTGCCCGGTTCACGGTGGTCAACCCGTCGCCGCCGCCCGCGGTTGGGATCGACACCCCGGACCTGCTCGCACCCGGCCAAAAGGGAACCGTTAATGTGACGGTGCCGCTGAGCGAGAATAAAGTGTGGTCGAACCTCTACGTGACAGCGACCATCCCGGCAGGGATGACTGTCGAGTCGCTCGGAGACCCCGCTTGTTCAGGCGACACGTGTAAGAAGTTGGCTGACACTACCCGCGCGTGGGACGTGATCACTAACGACGACGGCACGACGACGATCGGCTGGTGGCTCGGCAACGTTGAGGCCTCTCCCCAGATACGCGACGTGACCCTACCCGTCAACGTGCGAATCTCGGATGGTGACCAGGCGTCGTCGTTGAATGACGGCGACAGGCTGACCGTGAAAACGCACGCTTACTCGGAGGACGTGGTTAAAGAAGACACCATGCCAGACGAGATCCCGACCGAGCATCCGACGGCGTTCAAGCCGGCGGTAGCCACGGCCATCACGGTGATCGGAGAGCCGTCGTTGACGATTGCGAAGTCTGTGGTGGGCGACGGCCCGTACTCGACCGGTGACCAGGTGGACTACCTGCTGGAAGTCACGAACACCGGGCGCACGACCGCCTATGGAACCTCCGTGCAAGACGCGCCCGACTACTATTTGACGGACGTCAAGATCACGGACATGAACAGCGAAACGGTGCTGGTGAAGGGCTGGACGGCCGACGCGCCCACCTTCGGGCTGTGGATCGAGTCGATCGCTCCCGGCCAGACCGCTACGGTCCGGTACAGCGGAACGGTTCGCGGCGGATACGAAGAGGAAGCCGAAGCGAAGACGCAGCTGGACAACACGGCGAAAATCAACGGGTTCGCATCTCAGCCAGCGCCGATGCCCACCGGTTCCAAGTGGTATCCGAGCAACGAATTTGCCGAGGCACACGCGCCACTGGATGCTCCGGGTCTGCAGCTGACGAAGACCGCGGGCACCCAATGTGATATGCCTGCCGGGATGGTGAGCCCAGATGGGCGTATGACGTGGTGCCTCACGGCGTCGTCGGTGGGAAGCCAGAACATCTACGACCTGACGATCAGCGACCTGCTCCCCGATGAATGGGTGGCCGATCTGGACGGCGTCGAGATGACTGCCCCGTACACCGAGGAGCGCGGTGAGTTTACGCCGCTGGCCGGCGTGGCGCAGGATGGCCGAGAGCTCACGTTCCCCGTCATCGACGAACTGGCCTCCGGGCAGTCAGTGACAATCCGGTTCGAGACGCAGGCTCCCGCGCTTGCCGCAACATCCGGGTTCAACGAGGCGTCAGCCACCGCGATTTCCCGCAACGGCAAAGCGACCGTGCGCGCGCAAGCGAAAGCACCCTACCTGTACCCCGATGCTGAACTGTCGATCTTGAAGACACCGCTCGAGCAAACCTTCGCTTTCGCACCCTCTGATGGTGGGGCTGCTGGAACGAAGGTCACCTGGGATGTCCTCGTGGTCAACACGTCTGGCCGCGATCAACACAACGTGAATGTCGTGGATACCCTGCCAGGAGAAAACGGCGTGGGCAAGCTGACGCTGTCCGATTGGTCCGCGGAGTCCAGCACGGGGGTTGAGGGCATTGCGCTCGCAGACCCGCAGGCTGCCGCGGCGCAAGATCAGGGCGACGGCGCAGAGCTGGGCCGCGACCGGGTGGTGTGGACAATCGACACGCTACCGGCCGATGGCTACGTCAAATTCACCGTGGTGACCACGATCGGGCAGATCACCAGCGACGGGCACACCCTCGAGTGGAGCAACGACGTCGAAGCGTTCTCTGACGAGGTGTTCTCGCCGGTCATCAACCAGGCCATGCTCACGTTGAAGCGCAGCTCTGCCATTACAAACATCGTGTGGCACGATGTCAACGCGGACGGCATTCGCGACGACGCAGAAGTGGGCATCCCAGGCGCGCTGGTCTGCTTGGCCGATGGAGACGGTGTTCAGGCCCGTGACTTCGACGGAAACCCCGTCGAGTGCGTGACCACGGGTGCTGACGGCACGTACGAGTTCACCAACCTGCTCGGCGGCGACTACTCCGTGACCGTTCATCCTGGAGATGGGTGGTACGACTCGCCGCTGAGGGTCGGAGACGATCCGACGCGCGACTCCGATGGCCGTGACATCGCGATCGACGGCGTGCCCAACGGCGTGATTGTGAGCGGCTACGACACCGGCCTGTTCCGCCCGGGCGCACTATCCGGCCTGGCGTGGTTCGACGCGGATGCCAACGGCCTCCAAGACGACGGGGAAGAGCGCGTGGCCGGCATCAGAGTCACGCTCCTCGACGCCGATGGCGAGCCCGCCGTCGACGTGAACGGAAACCCGGTCGCACCGGCGGTGACGGCCGAGGACGGCACGTACCTGTTCGGCAACTTGAGGCCAGGCCAGTACTCCGTCACGTTCGCGCTGGCAGACGGGATGACCTATGAGTGGACGACCCGCCTGGTTGGCGACGATCGCACGCGCGACTCCGACGGGCCCAACTCCGATCCAGCCGCGGTCGTGTCCGACAAGGAGACCACGGATATCGACGTGGGCGTGGTGGTTGCGCCAGAGCCAACGCCGGATCCGGATCCGACGCCAGACCCGACGCCAACGCCGTCGCCCACGCCCACGCCTGGTGGGGATCTGCCGTGGACTGGTGCATCAGTGGCAGGGCTGATGGCGGTTGCGGTTGCGCTGCTCCTCCTTGGGGGCGTGGCGGTGCGGCGACGTCATCTCGTGGAGGCGACTGACGAGGTCGAGTAG